The following proteins are encoded in a genomic region of Fusobacterium perfoetens ATCC 29250:
- a CDS encoding TlyA family RNA methyltransferase, with protein sequence MKERIDVLLVNNGFYPDVEQAKRAVMAGIVLVNDLKIEKPGTMIKIDTEKGLHIRIKGKESKYVSRGGLKLEKAVSVFDLDFKDKVILDVGASTGGFTDCALMNGAKHVYAVDVGTNQLDWKLRSDSRVTSIENRHINELKKEEIDFSKIDYIVMDISFISITSVVKALKEFFEKETKLMALIKPQFEVEKFMIEKGGIVRDKEYHLYSIEKVVKSANENGLYLEALDISPIKGGKGNTEYLSLFGKNKKIDINVKERLDELE encoded by the coding sequence ATGAAAGAAAGAATAGATGTACTTTTAGTCAATAATGGTTTTTATCCTGATGTAGAACAAGCAAAAAGAGCTGTAATGGCAGGAATAGTTCTAGTAAATGATTTGAAAATAGAAAAACCTGGAACTATGATAAAAATAGATACAGAAAAAGGGTTACATATTAGAATAAAGGGAAAAGAATCCAAATATGTAAGTAGAGGCGGATTAAAATTGGAAAAAGCTGTATCTGTTTTTGATTTAGATTTTAAAGATAAAGTAATTTTAGATGTAGGAGCTTCAACAGGAGGATTTACAGATTGTGCTTTAATGAATGGAGCGAAACATGTATATGCAGTAGATGTAGGAACTAACCAGTTAGATTGGAAATTAAGGAGTGATTCAAGAGTAACTTCTATAGAAAATAGACATATAAATGAATTAAAAAAAGAAGAAATTGATTTTTCAAAAATAGATTATATTGTGATGGATATATCATTTATATCTATAACTAGTGTAGTAAAAGCTTTAAAGGAATTTTTTGAAAAGGAAACAAAATTAATGGCTTTAATAAAACCTCAATTTGAAGTTGAGAAATTTATGATAGAAAAAGGTGGTATAGTTAGAGATAAGGAATATCATCTTTATTCAATAGAAAAAGTTGTAAAAAGTGCCAATGAAAATGGATTATATCTAGAAGCTTTAGATATTTCTCCTATAAAAGGGGGAAAGGGAAATACTGAATATCTATCTTTATTTGGAAAAAATAAAAAAATTGATATAAATGTAAAAGAAAGACTAGATGAATTAGAGTAG